From the genome of Streptomyces sp. NBC_01260, one region includes:
- a CDS encoding class I SAM-dependent methyltransferase, protein MTPTLVRHHAKTEASASVDTGSRARDWAEIQERMLAPLYEAVYRRLEVGAATRMLSLGCGSGLALLIAAGRGARVTGIDTDPERLALARTRLLPDPGGDAGPPAAGPRLLDGVPATATGHEPYDLITAFTPIGCSADDAEELVGALGSAVSLADRGSTVVLTGWGPPERCATAAVLGVAARLAEGTRSPGAGGWLGARRDDLEDVAFRAGLKPDGSGRVACPFGYADMDSAVRGLLSTRLFDAAVRATDRSQVEKEVAQALHPHRRRDGTVWMPNVFRYLVCTT, encoded by the coding sequence ATGACACCAACGCTCGTCCGGCACCATGCGAAGACCGAGGCGTCCGCCTCGGTGGACACCGGTTCCCGGGCCCGTGACTGGGCCGAGATCCAGGAGCGGATGCTCGCGCCGCTGTACGAGGCGGTGTACCGGCGGCTGGAAGTGGGGGCCGCCACCCGAATGCTCTCGCTCGGCTGCGGCTCCGGGCTCGCGCTGCTGATCGCGGCCGGCCGCGGAGCACGCGTCACCGGCATCGACACCGACCCCGAACGCCTCGCGCTCGCCCGGACCCGGCTGCTGCCGGACCCCGGGGGCGACGCCGGGCCCCCGGCCGCCGGACCGCGGCTCCTGGACGGCGTTCCGGCCACGGCGACCGGCCACGAGCCGTACGACCTGATCACCGCGTTCACGCCGATCGGCTGCTCCGCCGACGACGCGGAGGAACTGGTGGGCGCGCTCGGTTCGGCGGTGTCGCTGGCAGACCGGGGCAGCACGGTCGTACTGACCGGCTGGGGCCCGCCCGAGCGGTGCGCCACGGCTGCGGTGCTGGGGGTGGCGGCCCGGCTCGCGGAGGGGACGCGTTCCCCCGGGGCGGGCGGCTGGCTGGGCGCTCGGCGGGACGATCTGGAGGACGTGGCGTTCCGGGCCGGGCTGAAGCCCGACGGCTCGGGGCGGGTGGCGTGCCCGTTCGGCTACGCGGACATGGACAGCGCGGTCCGGGGTCTGCTGTCGACACGGCTCTTCGACGCGGCGGTACGGGCGACGGACCGGTCCCAGGTGGAGAAGGAGGTGGCGCAGGCCCTGCATCCGCACCGGCGCCGGGACGGCACCGTCTGGATGCCCAATGTGTTCCGCTATCTCGTCTGCACGACGTAG
- the ftsH gene encoding ATP-dependent zinc metalloprotease FtsH: MTSPVPPRDRTDQPWRSEGAPPPQPPGRKMPGGWGGLLLTALAVYLIANLVLSFFNGEKEPTIAYTEFSKQVTSGNVSKIYSKGDAIQGQLKKEAKVPGKDDKYTKFVTQRPAFADDNLWGELVKDDVTVTAEPVVKERSFLANLLISLAPMLLLVLLWVFIARRISRGGMGGGMGGFGRKAPPKPVELEGGRRTTFADVAGIDEVAGELNDIVDFLKNPDAYRKMGARMPGGVLLAGPPGTGKTLLARAVAGEAGVPFFSASASEFIEMIVGVGAGRVRELFAEARKVAPAIVFIDEIDTIGRVRGGGSGMGGHDEREQTLNQILTEMDGFSGSEGVVVIAATNRADVLDPALTRPGRFDRIVQVSPPDRSGREAILEIHTRQIPMSDDVDLGQVARTTPGMTGADLANLANEAALLAVKRRQSEVSGADLSDALEKVQLGAERSLVMSDEDRRRTAYHESGHALLGMLQPGADPVRKVTIVPRGRALGVTLSTPDADKYAYTEEYLRGRIIGALGGMAAEQVVFGVVTTGAESDLEQVTGLARGMVGRWGMSHRVGRLTAIPADAQQAYGLVAAPATLDAVDGEMRRIVDECYEEACRLLGNNRDRLDSLAGALLENETLDEVAAYRAAGITRLAKP; encoded by the coding sequence GTGACCAGTCCGGTACCTCCCCGCGACCGCACCGACCAGCCCTGGCGCTCCGAGGGCGCACCCCCGCCCCAGCCGCCCGGCCGGAAGATGCCGGGGGGCTGGGGCGGACTGCTGCTGACCGCGCTGGCCGTCTATCTGATCGCCAATCTGGTGCTCTCCTTCTTCAACGGCGAGAAAGAGCCGACGATCGCCTACACGGAGTTCAGCAAGCAGGTCACCTCGGGCAACGTCTCCAAGATCTACTCCAAGGGCGATGCCATCCAGGGACAGCTCAAGAAGGAGGCGAAGGTCCCGGGCAAGGACGACAAGTACACCAAGTTCGTCACCCAGCGGCCGGCCTTCGCCGACGACAACCTCTGGGGCGAGCTGGTCAAGGACGATGTCACGGTCACGGCCGAACCGGTCGTCAAGGAGCGCAGCTTCCTGGCCAACCTGCTGATCTCGCTGGCGCCGATGCTGCTGCTCGTCCTGCTCTGGGTGTTCATCGCCCGGCGGATCTCGCGGGGCGGCATGGGCGGCGGGATGGGCGGCTTCGGCCGCAAGGCCCCGCCCAAGCCGGTCGAGCTGGAGGGGGGCCGGCGCACCACCTTCGCGGACGTGGCGGGCATCGACGAGGTCGCGGGCGAGCTCAACGACATCGTGGACTTCCTGAAGAACCCGGACGCCTACCGGAAGATGGGCGCCAGGATGCCCGGGGGAGTCCTCCTCGCCGGTCCTCCCGGCACCGGCAAGACGCTGCTGGCGCGGGCCGTCGCGGGGGAGGCGGGGGTGCCGTTCTTCTCGGCCTCGGCCTCCGAGTTCATCGAGATGATCGTCGGCGTCGGGGCCGGCCGGGTCCGGGAGCTCTTCGCCGAGGCGCGCAAGGTCGCCCCCGCCATCGTCTTCATCGACGAGATCGACACCATCGGACGGGTCCGCGGCGGCGGTTCGGGCATGGGCGGGCACGACGAGCGCGAGCAGACGCTCAACCAGATCCTCACCGAGATGGACGGCTTCTCCGGTTCGGAGGGCGTGGTCGTGATCGCCGCCACCAACCGCGCCGACGTCCTCGACCCGGCGCTCACCCGGCCCGGCCGCTTCGACCGGATCGTCCAGGTCAGCCCGCCGGACAGGAGCGGCCGGGAGGCGATCCTGGAGATCCACACCCGGCAGATCCCGATGTCCGACGATGTGGATCTGGGCCAGGTGGCCCGTACGACGCCCGGGATGACCGGCGCCGATCTGGCCAACCTCGCCAACGAGGCCGCGCTGCTCGCCGTCAAGCGGAGGCAGTCGGAGGTCAGCGGGGCCGATCTCTCGGACGCCCTGGAGAAGGTCCAGCTCGGTGCGGAACGCTCGCTCGTCATGTCGGACGAGGATCGCCGCAGGACCGCGTACCACGAGAGCGGACACGCGCTGCTGGGGATGCTCCAGCCCGGTGCCGACCCGGTCCGCAAGGTCACCATCGTGCCGCGCGGCCGCGCGCTCGGCGTCACGCTCTCCACGCCGGACGCCGACAAGTACGCGTACACGGAGGAGTATCTGCGCGGCCGGATCATCGGCGCGCTCGGCGGGATGGCGGCCGAGCAGGTGGTGTTCGGCGTCGTCACCACGGGGGCGGAGAGTGATCTGGAGCAGGTCACCGGTCTGGCCCGCGGCATGGTGGGCCGCTGGGGCATGAGCCACAGGGTCGGCCGGCTGACGGCGATCCCGGCCGACGCCCAGCAGGCGTACGGGCTCGTCGCCGCGCCCGCGACGCTGGACGCGGTGGACGGTGAGATGCGGCGCATCGTCGACGAGTGCTACGAGGAGGCGTGCCGGCTGCTGGGGAACAACCGGGACCGGCTGGACTCGCTGGCCGGGGCGCTGCTGGAGAACGAGACGCTGGACGAGGTGGCCGCCTACCGGGCCGCCGGGATCACCCGGCTGGCCAAGCCGTAG
- a CDS encoding [protein-PII] uridylyltransferase, which yields MTSTEMTTESEDSGPSGYAAARLRLLQEKARSGPPRRAALASLTDDWLTALFASAAEHTGVRGAALVAVGGYGRGELSPRSDLDLLLLHDGSADAGAVAALADRIWYPVWDLGLALDHSVRTPAEARRTAGEDLKVQLGLLDARPVAGDLGLVASLRTAILADWRNQAPKRLPALDELCRERAERQGELQFLLEPDLKEARGGLRDATALRAVAASWVADAPREGLAEARRVLLDTRDALHLTTGRATDRLALQEQDQVAAALGLLDADVLLRQVYEAARTVSYATDVTWREVNRVLRARSVRPRLRAMLGGHRAPAVDRSPLADGVVEADGEVVLARTARPERDPVLVLRAAAAAAQSELPLSRHVVRHLATAAKPLPVPWPAEAREELVTLLGAGEATVPVWEALEAEGLITRLLPDWERVHCRPQRNPVHTWTVDRHLVEAAVRASSLTRRVGRPDLLLVAALLHDIGKGWPGDHSVAGEVIARDMAARIGFDPRDVGVIATLVRHHLLLIETATRRDLDDPATVRSVATAVGTASTLELLHALTEADALATGPAAWSTWRASLVTDLVKRVAAVLAGETPQEPEPAAPGVEQERLAVEALRTGEPVLALHAQTETPQEDGAPEPVGVELLIALPDRPGVLPAAAGVLALHRLTVRAADLRAVELPTELGETADVLLLSWRVAAEYGALPQSARLRADLVRALDGSLDIRSRLAEREAAYPRRRGVKAPPPRVTVAAAGSQLATVIEVRAQDAPGLLHRIGRALEQSAVRVRSAHVSTLGANAVDAFYVTDAEGRPLSAARAAELAQEVEKALG from the coding sequence GTGACGAGTACCGAAATGACCACCGAATCCGAGGACTCGGGACCCAGCGGCTATGCGGCGGCCCGGCTGCGTCTCCTTCAGGAGAAGGCGCGGTCCGGGCCGCCGCGCCGTGCGGCCCTCGCCTCGCTCACCGACGACTGGCTGACCGCCCTCTTCGCCTCCGCGGCCGAACACACCGGTGTCCGCGGCGCCGCCCTCGTCGCCGTCGGCGGCTACGGCCGCGGCGAACTCTCCCCGCGCAGCGATCTCGACCTGCTGCTCCTGCACGACGGCAGCGCCGACGCCGGAGCCGTCGCCGCCCTCGCCGACCGCATCTGGTACCCGGTCTGGGACCTCGGGCTCGCCCTCGACCACTCCGTACGCACCCCAGCCGAAGCCCGCAGGACGGCGGGCGAGGACCTCAAGGTCCAGCTCGGCCTCCTCGACGCCCGGCCCGTCGCCGGGGACCTCGGCCTCGTCGCCTCCCTGCGCACCGCGATCCTCGCCGACTGGCGCAACCAGGCCCCCAAGCGGCTGCCCGCGCTCGACGAGCTCTGCCGCGAACGGGCCGAACGCCAGGGCGAGCTCCAGTTCCTCCTGGAACCCGACCTCAAGGAGGCCCGCGGCGGACTGCGCGACGCCACCGCCCTGCGCGCCGTCGCCGCCTCATGGGTCGCCGACGCACCCCGCGAAGGCCTCGCCGAGGCCCGCCGCGTCCTGCTGGACACCCGCGACGCCCTGCACCTCACGACCGGCCGCGCCACCGACCGCCTCGCCCTCCAGGAACAGGACCAGGTCGCCGCCGCCCTCGGTCTCCTCGACGCCGACGTGCTGCTGCGCCAGGTGTACGAGGCCGCCCGCACCGTCTCGTACGCCACCGACGTCACCTGGCGCGAGGTCAACCGGGTGCTGCGCGCCCGCTCGGTCCGCCCCAGGCTGCGCGCCATGCTGGGCGGGCACCGGGCCCCGGCCGTCGACCGCAGCCCGCTCGCCGACGGCGTCGTCGAGGCCGACGGCGAGGTCGTACTCGCCCGCACCGCCCGCCCCGAGCGCGACCCGGTGCTCGTCCTGCGCGCCGCCGCCGCGGCCGCCCAGTCCGAACTCCCGCTCTCCCGCCACGTCGTACGCCACCTCGCCACCGCCGCCAAGCCGCTGCCGGTGCCGTGGCCGGCCGAGGCCCGGGAGGAGCTCGTCACCCTGCTCGGCGCGGGCGAGGCCACCGTCCCCGTCTGGGAGGCACTCGAAGCGGAGGGGCTGATCACCCGGCTCCTGCCCGACTGGGAACGGGTCCACTGCCGGCCCCAGCGCAACCCCGTCCACACCTGGACCGTCGACCGCCACCTCGTCGAGGCGGCTGTCCGCGCCTCCTCCCTCACCCGCCGCGTCGGCCGCCCCGACCTGCTGCTCGTCGCCGCGCTGCTGCACGACATCGGCAAGGGCTGGCCCGGCGACCACTCCGTCGCCGGTGAGGTCATCGCCCGGGACATGGCCGCCCGGATCGGCTTCGACCCGCGCGACGTGGGCGTCATCGCCACCCTCGTACGCCACCATCTGCTGCTCATCGAGACCGCCACCCGCCGCGACCTCGACGACCCGGCGACCGTCCGCTCCGTCGCCACCGCCGTCGGCACCGCCTCCACGCTGGAGCTCCTGCACGCGCTCACCGAGGCCGACGCGCTCGCGACCGGGCCCGCCGCCTGGTCCACCTGGCGCGCCTCCCTCGTCACCGATCTGGTCAAACGCGTCGCGGCGGTCCTGGCCGGCGAGACACCGCAGGAGCCCGAGCCCGCCGCCCCCGGCGTCGAACAGGAACGCCTGGCCGTCGAGGCCCTGCGCACCGGCGAACCCGTCCTCGCCCTGCATGCCCAGACCGAGACCCCGCAGGAGGACGGTGCACCCGAACCCGTCGGCGTCGAACTCCTCATCGCGCTCCCGGACCGGCCCGGGGTCCTGCCCGCCGCCGCCGGAGTCCTCGCCCTGCACCGCCTCACCGTCCGCGCCGCGGACCTGCGGGCCGTCGAGCTCCCCACCGAGCTGGGCGAGACCGCCGACGTACTGCTGCTCAGCTGGCGGGTCGCGGCCGAGTACGGGGCGCTGCCCCAGTCCGCCCGGCTGCGCGCCGATCTCGTACGCGCCCTGGACGGATCGCTGGACATCAGGTCCCGGCTGGCCGAGCGCGAGGCGGCCTACCCGCGCCGCCGCGGGGTGAAGGCCCCGCCGCCGAGGGTGACGGTCGCGGCGGCCGGCTCGCAGCTGGCCACTGTGATCGAGGTGCGGGCCCAGGACGCCCCGGGACTGCTGCACCGGATCGGCCGGGCGCTGGAACAGAGCGCGGTACGGGTCCGCAGCGCGCATGTGTCGACGCTGGGGGCCAACGCGGTGGACGCCTTCTACGTCACGGACGCCGAAGGCCGGCCGCTGTCCGCCGCCCGCGCCGCGGAACTGGCCCAGGAGGTCGAGAAGGCGCTCGGCTGA
- a CDS encoding bifunctional DNA primase/polymerase codes for MGFTIGGIRELRSGSRRRGRATEGTAVAEYTGLWGWAVTPGARAADGNCSCGKADCPSPGAHPLDFAREVPAGATLDTAARAWAEVPGASMLLPVGRSFDVLDVAEQSGRRALVRMERMGLPLGPVAVTPAGRAQFFVAPGAADGLPQLLYRMGWDDAGLDLRALGLGSHITAPPSDQGGLGPVRWLRPPALDTAAAPPEARLLLGTLAYTCHRWAPCG; via the coding sequence ATGGGCTTCACGATCGGCGGCATCCGCGAATTGCGATCCGGCTCACGGCGCCGCGGCCGTGCGACCGAGGGCACCGCGGTGGCCGAGTACACGGGGCTGTGGGGCTGGGCCGTCACGCCGGGCGCGCGGGCCGCGGACGGCAACTGCTCGTGTGGGAAGGCCGATTGCCCCTCCCCCGGCGCGCATCCGCTGGACTTCGCGCGGGAGGTCCCCGCCGGGGCGACACTCGACACGGCGGCGCGCGCGTGGGCCGAGGTGCCGGGCGCCTCGATGCTGCTGCCGGTGGGCCGCAGCTTCGATGTCCTCGACGTCGCCGAACAGTCCGGGCGCCGGGCGCTGGTACGGATGGAGCGCATGGGGCTGCCGCTCGGCCCGGTGGCGGTGACGCCGGCCGGCCGGGCGCAGTTCTTCGTGGCACCGGGCGCCGCCGACGGACTCCCCCAACTGCTGTACCGGATGGGCTGGGACGACGCGGGGCTGGATCTGCGGGCGCTCGGCCTCGGCTCCCACATCACCGCACCGCCCTCGGACCAGGGCGGCCTCGGCCCGGTCCGCTGGCTCCGGCCGCCGGCCCTGGACACCGCGGCGGCGCCACCCGAGGCGCGGCTGCTGCTGGGCACGCTGGCGTACACCTGCCACCGGTGGGCGCCCTGCGGCTGA
- a CDS encoding P-II family nitrogen regulator, with product MKLITAVVKPHRLDEIKEALQAFGVQGLTVTEASGYGRQRGHTEVYRGAEYTVDLVPKIRIEVLVEDEDAEQLIDVVVKAARTGKIGDGKVWSVPVETAVRVRTGERGPDAL from the coding sequence ATGAAGCTCATCACCGCAGTCGTGAAGCCCCACCGGCTCGACGAGATCAAGGAGGCCCTCCAGGCCTTCGGCGTCCAGGGCCTCACGGTCACGGAAGCCAGCGGCTACGGGCGTCAGCGCGGCCACACCGAGGTCTACCGCGGCGCCGAGTACACCGTCGACCTCGTCCCGAAGATCCGCATCGAGGTCCTCGTCGAGGACGAGGACGCCGAACAGCTCATCGATGTCGTCGTCAAGGCCGCCCGGACCGGCAAGATCGGTGACGGCAAGGTCTGGAGCGTGCCGGTCGAGACCGCGGTCCGGGTCCGAACCGGAGAACGCGGCCCGGACGCACTCTGA
- a CDS encoding ammonium transporter, with translation MPPGITTFAADAPTLSAANTGFMLICSALVMVMTPALAFFYGGMVRVKSTLNMLMMSFISLGIVTILWVLYGFSLAFGTDIGSFIGWNSDFAGLSGIGVTQLWDGYTIPVYVFAVFQLMFAVLTPALISGALADRVKFTSWALFITLWVTVVYFPVAHWVWGAGGWLYELGVIDFAGGTAVHINAGAAALGVILVIGKRVGFKKDPMRPHSLPLVMLGAGLLWFGWFGFNAGSWLGNDDGVGAVMFVNTQVATAAAMLAWLGYEKLRHGSFTTLGAASGAVAGLVAITPSGGAVSPLGAIAVGAIAGVLCAMAVGLKYRFGYDDSLDVVGVHLVGGVAGSLLVGLFATGGVQSDAKGLFYGGGLEQLGKQAVGVFAVLAYSLVVSAVLALILDKTIGMRVEEDDEVSGIDQVEHAETAYDFSGAGGGLSTRSTPPGPGTSPAPTNKKVDA, from the coding sequence ATGCCCCCAGGCATCACGACGTTTGCAGCAGACGCCCCGACGCTGTCTGCCGCCAATACCGGATTCATGCTCATCTGCTCGGCCCTCGTGATGGTCATGACTCCGGCCCTGGCCTTCTTCTACGGAGGCATGGTCCGCGTCAAGAGCACCCTCAACATGCTGATGATGAGCTTCATCAGCCTCGGGATCGTCACGATCCTCTGGGTGCTGTACGGATTCAGCCTTGCCTTCGGCACCGACATCGGGTCCTTCATCGGCTGGAACTCGGACTTCGCCGGCCTCAGCGGGATCGGCGTCACCCAGCTCTGGGACGGCTACACCATCCCGGTGTACGTCTTCGCCGTCTTCCAGCTGATGTTCGCCGTCCTCACCCCGGCCCTGATCAGCGGTGCTCTCGCCGACCGGGTCAAGTTCACCTCCTGGGCGCTCTTCATCACCCTCTGGGTCACCGTCGTCTACTTCCCGGTCGCGCACTGGGTCTGGGGCGCGGGCGGCTGGCTGTACGAGCTCGGCGTCATCGACTTCGCCGGCGGTACGGCCGTCCACATCAACGCCGGTGCCGCGGCCCTCGGCGTGATCCTCGTCATCGGCAAGCGGGTCGGCTTCAAGAAGGACCCGATGCGGCCGCACAGCCTGCCGCTCGTCATGCTCGGCGCCGGACTGCTCTGGTTCGGCTGGTTCGGCTTCAACGCCGGCTCGTGGCTCGGCAACGACGACGGCGTCGGCGCGGTCATGTTCGTCAACACGCAGGTCGCCACCGCCGCCGCGATGCTCGCCTGGCTCGGCTACGAGAAGCTCCGCCACGGCTCCTTCACCACCCTCGGCGCCGCCTCCGGCGCCGTCGCCGGACTCGTCGCCATCACCCCGTCCGGTGGTGCCGTCAGCCCGCTCGGCGCCATCGCGGTCGGTGCCATCGCCGGTGTCCTGTGCGCCATGGCGGTCGGCCTGAAGTACCGCTTCGGCTACGACGACTCCCTGGACGTCGTCGGTGTCCACCTCGTCGGCGGTGTCGCGGGCTCACTGCTCGTCGGCCTCTTCGCCACCGGCGGAGTCCAGTCCGACGCCAAGGGCCTCTTCTACGGCGGCGGGCTCGAACAGCTCGGCAAGCAGGCCGTCGGTGTCTTCGCCGTCCTCGCGTACTCTCTGGTCGTCTCCGCGGTCCTCGCCCTCATCCTCGACAAGACGATCGGGATGCGGGTCGAGGAGGACGACGAGGTCTCCGGCATCGACCAGGTCGAGCACGCCGAGACCGCGTACGACTTCAGCGGAGCCGGCGGCGGCTTGTCCACGCGCTCCACGCCTCCCGGGCCCGGCACCTCGCCGGCCCCGACGAACAAGAAGGTGGACGCATGA
- the nsdA gene encoding transcriptional repressor NsdA translates to MSGSGAGDSNAGKRPNVQLGSWFVRSGWSKGELARQVNRRARQMGAHHISTDTSRVRRWLDGEQPREPIPRILSELFSERFGTVVAVEDLGLRAAHQAPSVAGVDLPWAGPQTVALLSEFSRSDLMLARRGFLGSSLSLAAGPALIEPMQRWLVPVAAPAAVEPDPAAAARRPSRLSGPELDLLESTTAMFRQWDAQCGGGLRRKAVVGQLHEVTDLLQEPQPSATAKRLFRCAAELAELAGWMSYDVGLQPTAQKYFVLALHASKEAGDKPLGSYVLSSMSRQMIHLGRPDDALELIHLAQYGSRDCATARTQAMLYAMEARAYANMGQPSKCKRAVRMAEDTFLDAGIDGEPEPDWIRFFSDAELNGENSHSYRDLAYVAGRSPTYASLAEPVMQKAVQLFGEDDEHQRSYALNLIGLATVHLLKREPEESTVLAEKALRVAKKVRSERVNTRLRKTVDTAARDFGDIPEVAQLTDLLTEQLPESAEAV, encoded by the coding sequence GTGAGTGGCAGCGGCGCAGGCGATTCGAATGCCGGTAAGCGCCCCAACGTGCAATTGGGATCATGGTTCGTGCGCAGCGGCTGGTCGAAGGGCGAGCTGGCCCGGCAGGTGAACCGCAGGGCACGCCAGATGGGCGCCCACCACATCAGCACCGACACCTCCCGGGTGCGGCGCTGGCTCGACGGCGAGCAGCCGCGCGAACCGATCCCGCGCATCCTGTCCGAGCTGTTCTCGGAACGCTTCGGTACCGTCGTCGCCGTCGAGGACCTGGGGTTACGCGCCGCGCACCAGGCCCCGTCGGTGGCCGGCGTCGATCTGCCCTGGGCCGGACCGCAGACCGTCGCCCTGCTCAGCGAGTTCTCCCGCAGCGACCTGATGCTCGCCCGCCGCGGATTCCTCGGCAGCTCCCTCAGCCTCGCCGCCGGCCCCGCCCTCATCGAACCCATGCAGCGCTGGCTGGTGCCCGTCGCCGCCCCGGCGGCCGTGGAGCCGGACCCGGCCGCCGCCGCCCGCCGCCCCTCCCGGCTCTCCGGCCCCGAGCTCGACCTGCTGGAATCCACTACCGCGATGTTCCGCCAGTGGGACGCGCAGTGCGGCGGCGGACTGCGCCGCAAGGCCGTCGTCGGCCAGCTCCACGAGGTCACCGACCTGCTCCAGGAGCCGCAGCCGTCCGCCACCGCCAAACGGCTGTTCCGCTGCGCCGCCGAACTGGCCGAGCTCGCGGGCTGGATGAGCTACGACGTGGGCCTCCAGCCCACCGCCCAGAAGTACTTCGTCCTCGCTCTGCACGCCTCCAAGGAGGCCGGTGACAAGCCGCTCGGCTCGTACGTGCTCTCCAGCATGAGCCGCCAGATGATCCACCTCGGCCGGCCCGACGACGCACTCGAACTGATCCACCTCGCGCAGTACGGCAGCCGCGACTGCGCCACCGCGCGGACCCAGGCCATGCTGTATGCGATGGAGGCCCGCGCCTACGCCAACATGGGCCAGCCCAGCAAGTGCAAACGAGCCGTCCGGATGGCCGAGGACACCTTCCTCGACGCGGGCATCGACGGCGAGCCCGAGCCCGACTGGATCCGGTTCTTCTCCGACGCCGAGCTCAACGGCGAGAACTCCCACTCCTACCGTGACCTGGCCTATGTGGCCGGCCGCAGCCCCACGTACGCCTCGCTCGCCGAACCCGTCATGCAGAAGGCGGTCCAGCTCTTCGGCGAGGACGACGAGCACCAGCGGTCGTACGCCCTCAACCTGATCGGTCTCGCCACGGTCCACCTCCTCAAGCGCGAGCCCGAGGAGTCCACCGTGCTGGCCGAGAAGGCGCTGCGCGTCGCCAAGAAGGTCCGCTCCGAGCGCGTCAACACCCGGCTGCGCAAGACGGTCGACACCGCGGCCAGGGACTTCGGGGACATTCCCGAGGTCGCCCAGCTCACCGATCTCCTCACCGAACAACTGCCCGAGAGCGCGGAAGCGGTCTGA
- the ffh gene encoding signal recognition particle protein, translating to MFDTLSDRLAATFKNLRGKGRLSEADIDATAREIRIALLEADVALPVVRSFIANVKERARGVEVSQALNPAQQMIKIVNEELVSILGGETRRLRFAKTAPTVIMLAGLQGAGKTTLAGKLGLWLKSQGHSPLLVACDLQRPNAVNQLSVVADRAGVAVYAPQPGNGVGDPVQVAKDSIEHARAKQYDVVVVDTAGRLGIDQELMQQAADIRDAVSPDEILFVVDAMIGQDAVNTAEAFRDGVGFDGVVLSKLDGDARGGAALSIAHVTGKQIIFASNGEKLEDFDAFHPDRMASRILDMGDLLTLIEQAEKTFSQEEAAKMASKLASSKGKDFTLDDFLAQMEQVRKMGSISKLLGMLPGMGQIKDQINNIDERDVDRTAAIIKSMTPKERAEPTIINGSRRARIAKGSGVEVSAVKNLVERFFDARKMMSKMAQGGGMPGMPGMPGMGGGPGRQKKQVKQAKGKRKSGNPMKRKAEEQAEAARREQAAQGGAFGLPAGQEDKNFELPDEFKKFMG from the coding sequence GTGTTCGATACTCTCTCCGACCGCCTTGCCGCGACTTTCAAGAACCTCAGGGGCAAGGGCCGCTTGTCCGAGGCGGACATCGACGCCACGGCTCGCGAGATCCGTATCGCCCTGCTCGAGGCCGATGTCGCGCTGCCCGTCGTCCGGTCCTTCATCGCCAACGTCAAGGAGCGGGCCCGCGGCGTCGAGGTCTCCCAGGCGCTGAACCCCGCCCAGCAGATGATCAAGATCGTCAACGAGGAGCTCGTCTCCATCCTCGGTGGCGAGACCAGGCGGCTGCGGTTCGCCAAGACCGCGCCCACCGTGATCATGCTCGCGGGTCTCCAGGGTGCCGGTAAGACGACCCTCGCCGGAAAGCTCGGTCTCTGGCTCAAGAGCCAGGGCCACTCCCCGCTGCTCGTCGCCTGTGACCTCCAGCGTCCCAACGCCGTGAACCAGCTGAGCGTCGTCGCCGACCGGGCCGGTGTCGCGGTGTACGCGCCCCAGCCGGGCAACGGCGTCGGCGACCCGGTCCAGGTCGCCAAGGACTCGATCGAGCACGCCCGGGCCAAGCAGTACGACGTGGTGGTCGTCGACACCGCCGGCCGCCTCGGTATCGACCAGGAGCTGATGCAGCAGGCCGCGGACATCCGCGACGCCGTCAGCCCCGACGAGATCCTCTTCGTCGTCGACGCGATGATCGGCCAGGACGCGGTCAACACCGCCGAGGCGTTCCGCGACGGCGTCGGCTTCGACGGTGTGGTGCTGTCCAAGCTCGACGGCGACGCCCGCGGTGGTGCGGCCCTGTCGATCGCCCACGTCACGGGCAAGCAGATCATCTTCGCGTCGAACGGTGAGAAGCTCGAGGACTTCGACGCCTTCCACCCGGACCGGATGGCCTCGCGCATCCTCGACATGGGTGACCTGCTCACCCTGATCGAGCAGGCGGAGAAGACCTTCAGCCAGGAAGAGGCCGCCAAAATGGCCTCCAAGCTGGCGTCCAGCAAGGGCAAGGACTTCACGCTCGACGACTTCCTCGCCCAGATGGAGCAGGTCCGCAAGATGGGCTCCATCTCCAAGCTGCTCGGGATGCTGCCCGGCATGGGGCAGATCAAGGACCAGATCAACAACATCGACGAGCGCGACGTCGACCGCACCGCCGCGATCATCAAGTCGATGACCCCGAAGGAGCGCGCCGAGCCGACGATCATCAACGGCTCGCGCCGTGCCCGTATCGCCAAGGGCTCCGGTGTCGAGGTCAGCGCCGTGAAGAACCTGGTCGAGCGGTTCTTCGACGCCCGCAAGATGATGTCGAAGATGGCTCAGGGCGGCGGCATGCCGGGGATGCCCGGGATGCCGGGCATGGGCGGCGGCCCCGGTCGGCAGAAGAAGCAGGTCAAGCAGGCCAAGGGCAAGCGCAAGAGCGGCAACCCGATGAAGCGCAAGGCCGAGGAGCAGGCCGAGGCCGCCCGTCGTGAGCAGGCGGCACAGGGCGGCGCGTTCGGTCTGCCGGCCGGCCAGGAGGACAAGAACTTCGAGCTGCCGGACGAGTTCAAGAAGTTCATGGGCTGA